One Alligator mississippiensis isolate rAllMis1 chromosome 1, rAllMis1, whole genome shotgun sequence genomic window carries:
- the GNB3 gene encoding guanine nucleotide-binding protein G(I)/G(S)/G(T) subunit beta-3, with the protein MCEMEQMKQEAEQLKKQIADARKACADTSLTQIASGVELVGRIQMRTRRTLRGHLAKIYAMHWSTDSKLLVSASQDGKLIVWDTYTTNKVHAIPLRSSWVMTCAYAPSGNFVACGGLDNMCSIYNLKTREGNVKVSRELSAHTGYLSCCRFLDDNNIVTSSGDTTCALWDIETGQQKTVFLGHTGDCMSLAVSPDFNLFISGACDATAKLWDVREGTCRQTFSGHESDINAICFFPNGEAICTGSDDATCRLFDLRADQELTVYSHESIICGITSIALSRSGRLLMAGYDDFNCNIWDSLKGERVGILSGHDNRVSCLGVTADGMAVATGSWDSFLKIWN; encoded by the exons ATGTGTGAAATGGAGCAGATGAAGCAGGAAGCTGAGCAACTGAAGAAACAGATTGCG GATGCGCGGAAAGCATGTGCTGACACATCACTTACTCAG ATTGCATCCGGGGTGGAGCTGGTCGGACGCATACAGATGCGTACACGGAGAACACTTCGTGGACACCTGGCCAAGATCTATGCTATGCACTGGTCCACAGACTCCAA ACTCCTGGTGAGTGCCTCACAAGATGGGAAATTGATTGTGTGGGACACGTACACAACCAACAAG GTTCATGCCATCCCTCTCCGCTCATCTTGGGTCATGACTTGTGCCTATGCCCCTTCAGGGAATTTTGTGGCCTGTGGGGGCCTTGACAATATGTGCTCCATCTACAACCTCAAGACCCGTGAAGGCAACGTcaaagtgagcagggagctctctGCCCACACAG GGTACCTCTCCTGCTGCCGATTCCTGGATGACAATAATATTGTAACAAGTTCTGGAGACACCACATG TGCACTCTGGGATATTGAAACAGGACAGCAGAAGACAGTGTTCTTGGGTCACACTGGAGACTGTATGAGCTTGGCTGTCTCCCCAGATTTCAATCTCTTTATCTCTGGAGCCTGTGATGCCACTGCTAAGCTGTGGGACGTGCGGGAGGGAACCTGTCGTCAAACGTTTTCAGGGCATGAGTCTGACATCAATGCCATTTGT TTCTTCCCCAATGGCGAGGCAATCTGCACTGGCTCAGATGATGCCACCTGCCGCCTCTTTGACCTCCGGGCAGATCAGGAGCTTACTGTCTATTCTCATGAGAGCATCATCTGTGGAATCACATCAATCGCCTTATCCCGCAGCGGACGTCTCCTGATGGCTGGCTATGATGATTTTAACTGCAACATCTGGGACTCCCTGAAGGGGGAGCGTGTGG GAATCCTCTCTGGTCACGACAACAGGGTGAGTTGTCTTGGAGTGACAGCAGATGGTATGGCCGTGGCTACCGGCTCCTGGGATAGTTTCCTCAAGATTTGGAACTGA